The following coding sequences lie in one Cyanobacterium sp. Dongsha4 genomic window:
- a CDS encoding sigma-70 family RNA polymerase sigma factor has product MKMQKRTNLVMQFSSFLCLKEESSSLITYWKITPELEQNMRQLLDQQQILAEEDDLIAQEFLEWLRDNQDNLKKKHLIAYLQESCFFATKKVYQRFKNCWNIFTWQDYFQWANLLLASPTKLLAKYNQSLRYKLTTYARSKIESQLIDRAYQYMGWERASDWGLLRQLKSGTRKKCLQIMGGLKDNDLEKYLLVWECFNVVYSSTTLKKNQKLPPPSANHFLKITQEYNFIVKNKGANLPNINQEECNLIINNCVEFARQYCNPKILNSGEYTENLVDEVGVNVQEEKELQKEEYNQVDTILTNAFSELDLSQKILFELWKGLQLTQTEVAEIMGVNYGEFVREQYQVTRQINSTRQELLEKLIGEILPDSQTTITKQKFKELKNPLDQWLQEYCKEVLSQKITEIYQLLSDDEKSTIMDNFQEKNFTDSDTLNHDLHLLAKKLKTKLTEDYQLFFPETNHINLCFIHIVEDWLINNYSTFI; this is encoded by the coding sequence ATGAAAATGCAAAAACGCACTAACCTTGTGATGCAGTTTTCTTCCTTTCTCTGTTTGAAAGAAGAATCATCTTCTCTGATTACCTACTGGAAAATTACCCCAGAATTAGAGCAAAATATGAGGCAATTATTAGATCAGCAACAAATTTTAGCTGAGGAAGATGACCTCATTGCCCAAGAATTCTTGGAGTGGCTACGAGATAACCAAGATAATTTAAAGAAAAAGCATTTGATTGCTTATTTACAAGAATCTTGTTTCTTTGCCACAAAAAAAGTTTATCAACGATTTAAAAATTGTTGGAATATATTTACTTGGCAGGATTACTTCCAATGGGCTAATTTACTGTTGGCATCTCCCACAAAATTATTAGCTAAATATAATCAAAGTCTTCGGTATAAGTTAACTACCTACGCACGAAGCAAAATAGAATCCCAATTAATAGATAGAGCATATCAATATATGGGGTGGGAAAGAGCTTCTGATTGGGGACTGTTAAGACAATTAAAATCTGGGACTCGGAAAAAATGTTTACAGATAATGGGAGGTTTAAAAGATAATGATTTAGAAAAATACCTATTGGTGTGGGAATGTTTTAATGTGGTTTATTCATCGACAACTCTTAAAAAGAATCAAAAACTGCCACCTCCTTCTGCTAATCATTTTTTGAAAATAACTCAAGAGTACAATTTTATTGTAAAAAATAAAGGAGCTAATTTACCCAATATTAATCAAGAAGAATGTAATTTAATTATTAATAATTGTGTTGAGTTTGCTCGGCAATATTGTAATCCTAAAATTTTAAATAGTGGAGAATACACAGAAAATTTAGTTGATGAAGTTGGTGTCAATGTTCAAGAAGAAAAAGAACTTCAAAAAGAAGAATATAATCAGGTGGATACCATCTTAACTAATGCCTTTTCTGAACTAGATTTAAGCCAGAAAATCCTATTTGAATTATGGAAAGGTTTACAGTTAACTCAAACAGAAGTAGCTGAAATTATGGGAGTTAATTATGGTGAGTTTGTTAGAGAACAATATCAAGTTACCCGTCAAATTAATTCTACTCGACAAGAATTATTGGAAAAATTGATCGGAGAAATTTTACCAGATTCTCAAACCACTATAACCAAGCAAAAATTTAAAGAGCTGAAAAATCCCTTAGATCAATGGCTACAGGAATATTGTAAAGAGGTTTTATCTCAAAAAATTACGGAAATTTATCAATTATTATCTGATGATGAAAAGTCAACAATTATGGATAATTTTCAAGAAAAAAATTTCACTGATAGTGATACATTGAACCATGATTTGCATCTTTTAGCGAAAAAATTGAAAACAAAATTAACGGAAGATTACCAATTATTTTTCCCAGAAACTAATCATATTAACCTTTGCTTTATTCATATAGTAGAAGATTGGTTGATTAATAATTATTCTACTTTTATCTAA